Proteins from a single region of Patescibacteria group bacterium:
- the ruvC gene encoding crossover junction endodeoxyribonuclease RuvC — translation MTKIILGIDPGIADTGFGIIRIEQNGKLLCLEYGSIKTSPKEDLASRIEKLFIDLNKIIKKHRPDIIAVEELFFNKNVKTALIVGQARGVVLLAAKMSKAKLVEFTPLQVKQAVSTYGRADKAQIQRMVKMILNLEEIPRPDDAADALAVAICASNYK, via the coding sequence ATGACTAAAATAATTTTAGGAATTGACCCCGGGATTGCTGACACAGGCTTTGGTATTATTAGAATAGAACAAAATGGTAAATTGCTTTGCCTTGAATATGGCTCAATTAAAACTAGCCCAAAAGAAGATTTAGCGAGCAGGATAGAGAAACTATTTATTGATTTAAATAAAATAATCAAAAAGCACCGACCGGACATTATTGCTGTTGAAGAATTGTTTTTTAATAAAAACGTAAAAACCGCCCTTATTGTTGGGCAAGCCAGAGGTGTTGTTTTATTGGCAGCGAAAATGAGTAAGGCTAAATTAGTAGAATTTACACCCTTGCAAGTTAAGCAGGCAGTTTCAACCTATGGTAGAGCTGATAAAGCTCAAATTCAAAGAATGGTAAAAATGATTCTTAATTTAGAGGAAATTCCAAGACCAGATGATGCAGCCGATGCTTTGGCTGTAGCTATTTGTGCCTCTAATTATAAATAA
- a CDS encoding glycoside hydrolase produces MFKDIRKEAYEKSVELLLKNSTEFGLMASTPGEEAREQMYVNIFARDASISSMGMVASKNKDLIEVARKSLTTLSEHQTSLGQIPSSISPDNENSYFYYLGSIDSTLWWLIAVDFYDKHSEDNELKKALKPKIEKAINWLFYQDTNNDGLLEQGEASDWADYMPNNGAVLYTNVLWYRVLHLYGYEDERELALDGLNSIFLPHQADASKSIYLQKEEYRGKTLDFLKKDVENIPCYLQYISYRYASDRCDVFANSLAILFNVSENKKSNEIIRYIINKKANKKYPVKILFPEITKKDQDYREYLDEEPSLNKANCYHNGGIWPFVGGFWIIALEKAGQHDLAKKELRRLAELNKKNNWEFNEWFNSKNYKPLGMKGQSWNAAMYILAYHVVNNDIKL; encoded by the coding sequence ATGTTCAAAGACATAAGAAAAGAAGCTTATGAAAAATCAGTTGAGCTTCTTTTGAAAAATTCAACAGAATTTGGGTTAATGGCATCAACCCCAGGTGAAGAAGCTCGAGAACAAATGTATGTAAACATTTTTGCTCGAGATGCTTCGATTTCATCAATGGGAATGGTCGCTTCAAAAAACAAAGATTTGATTGAGGTGGCTAGAAAAAGCCTAACTACCCTCTCCGAACACCAAACAAGTCTAGGACAGATTCCATCCTCCATTAGCCCGGATAATGAAAATTCCTATTTCTATTATTTAGGAAGTATTGATTCTACTTTGTGGTGGCTAATTGCTGTCGATTTTTATGATAAACACTCAGAAGACAATGAATTAAAGAAAGCACTAAAACCCAAAATTGAAAAAGCAATCAATTGGCTTTTTTATCAAGATACAAATAATGATGGTCTTTTGGAACAGGGCGAGGCAAGCGATTGGGCAGACTATATGCCAAACAATGGGGCTGTTTTATATACAAATGTTTTGTGGTATCGAGTTCTGCACCTTTATGGCTATGAAGACGAAAGAGAATTAGCTCTAGATGGGCTAAATAGCATATTCTTGCCTCATCAGGCAGATGCTAGTAAATCAATATATTTACAAAAAGAAGAATATAGGGGAAAAACGCTGGATTTTTTAAAAAAAGATGTAGAAAATATCCCATGTTATCTGCAATATATTTCATATCGATATGCATCAGACAGATGCGATGTTTTTGCAAATTCTCTAGCAATTTTATTTAATGTGTCTGAGAATAAAAAATCTAACGAAATAATAAGATATATAATAAATAAGAAAGCAAATAAAAAATATCCAGTAAAAATACTATTCCCTGAAATTACAAAAAAAGACCAAGATTACAGAGAATATCTAGATGAAGAGCCAAGTTTGAATAAAGCGAATTGCTATCATAATGGCGGTATTTGGCCATTTGTTGGTGGGTTTTGGATAATTGCCCTAGAAAAAGCCGGTCAGCATGACTTGGCAAAGAAAGAATTACGAAGATTAGCCGAACTAAACAAAAAAAACAACTGGGAGTTTAACGAGTGGTTTAATTCAAAGAACTACAAACCGCTAGGAATGAAAGGTCAGTCCTGGAATGCCGCAATGTACATTTTAGCTTATCATGTCGTAAATAATGATATAAAATTATGA
- a CDS encoding aminoglycoside phosphotransferase family protein: MNKIYQLFDEKFVKELFTKKVLPLYPEFDKIKSIKIIPHKKGIWGKYYYHVVIEFKTVFITKEGKIKELPIFCSAHDSEPRKNVHAVLKYLWENSFSKGHLSIPHPLFYSNEFRATFYRGVKGHTLYYYIKEDDRKNVEEILPKVASWFAKLHNLNTEGARNFNKNNSRIKTVVPGEKKLFEKIFYQYPKYLYIYEKAYAIFIKKENKYLNNPNNKHCLVHGDAHPENIIKMGKKKIGVIDFADMSLSDPARDIGSFLQQLFYMSKRKTNDRRYGNKLKKIFLDAYLKNAKIKMTESLEERIEMYYNWTSLRTATHLLLMDHPQPQRADMLIKEVKRKLKITKKS; encoded by the coding sequence ATGAATAAAATTTATCAACTCTTTGACGAAAAATTTGTTAAGGAGCTATTTACAAAAAAAGTTCTACCTCTTTACCCAGAGTTTGATAAAATAAAATCAATTAAAATTATCCCGCACAAAAAAGGTATTTGGGGTAAGTATTATTATCATGTTGTTATAGAGTTTAAAACAGTTTTTATTACAAAAGAGGGAAAAATAAAAGAACTTCCAATTTTTTGCTCTGCTCATGACTCTGAACCAAGGAAAAATGTTCATGCAGTTTTAAAATATTTGTGGGAAAATAGTTTTTCAAAGGGCCATCTTTCTATTCCACACCCTCTTTTTTATTCAAACGAATTTAGGGCAACGTTCTATAGGGGGGTAAAAGGACACACCTTATATTATTATATTAAAGAGGACGACAGGAAAAACGTTGAGGAAATATTGCCAAAGGTGGCATCCTGGTTTGCTAAACTGCACAACCTGAACACAGAAGGAGCTAGGAACTTTAATAAAAACAATAGCCGAATAAAAACAGTTGTTCCTGGAGAGAAGAAATTATTTGAGAAAATATTTTATCAATATCCAAAATATTTATATATTTATGAAAAAGCTTATGCCATTTTTATTAAAAAAGAAAATAAATACCTAAATAATCCAAACAACAAACATTGTCTAGTTCATGGTGACGCTCACCCTGAAAATATTATAAAAATGGGTAAAAAGAAAATAGGAGTAATTGATTTTGCTGATATGAGCCTCTCTGATCCAGCAAGAGACATTGGTTCATTTTTACAGCAACTATTTTACATGTCAAAGCGAAAAACAAACGACAGGCGATATGGGAATAAATTAAAAAAAATATTTTTGGATGCCTACCTTAAAAATGCTAAAATAAAAATGACAGAATCTTTGGAGGAAAGGATAGAAATGTATTATAATTGGACATCATTACGAACAGCTACTCATTTATTATTAATGGACCATCCACAGCCACAAAGAGCAGATATGTTAATTAAAGAAGTAAAAAGGAAATTAAAAATTACTAAAAAAAGTTAA
- a CDS encoding glycogen/starch synthase — MQAKLKIVSVSSEIAPFSKTGGLADVARSLPKALNRLGHDVIAITPLYGQLIDKKEHNLKIVYENVNVILNSKETVNVNYWKGYLMEDLPVYFVEVKKYFSKRKSLYGSGHENARFLIFNVASLKLISLLKFEADIVHCHDWQTGLIPYYLKTDFRYSKTLSHAKTIFTIHNLVFQFGQNWWDTPLSKKDYGKKRLPHINDPDIEYINFAKRGLLSADIINTVSEQYRDEILTKKFGQDLHRILKNREERVFGIVNGIDYNAYSPVSDRGLYKNYNFSKIHRKELNKEFLQKKIGFPVNSNIPLVCATSRVTFQKGFELIENLMESIVRMDIQFIILGDGDKNYISTLKKYKKKYPKKIIWIPFTGNKSIETLIYAASDMFLLPSHHEPCGINQLIAMRYGCIPIVRKVGGLHNTVVDYSPSKENGTGFVFKSFNEFSFHAAIIRALETYKYKSNWRNLVSRAMKNSSSWEIPAGKYVVLFRKAIKMNGNHK, encoded by the coding sequence ATGCAAGCAAAATTAAAAATAGTTTCAGTTTCATCAGAAATAGCTCCTTTTTCAAAAACAGGCGGTCTTGCTGATGTGGCCAGAAGTCTTCCCAAAGCCCTAAATAGACTAGGTCATGATGTTATAGCTATAACCCCGCTTTATGGACAACTTATTGATAAAAAGGAACATAATCTAAAAATAGTTTATGAAAATGTTAATGTTATTTTAAATTCTAAAGAAACAGTAAATGTAAATTATTGGAAAGGGTATTTAATGGAAGATCTCCCAGTATATTTTGTAGAAGTGAAAAAGTATTTCTCAAAAAGAAAATCTTTGTATGGGTCAGGTCACGAAAATGCAAGATTTTTAATTTTTAATGTTGCCTCTCTAAAATTAATTTCTCTTCTTAAATTTGAAGCAGATATTGTTCATTGTCATGATTGGCAAACCGGCCTCATCCCTTATTATCTAAAAACCGATTTTAGATATTCAAAAACACTTAGTCATGCTAAAACGATATTTACTATACATAATTTAGTTTTTCAATTTGGTCAAAATTGGTGGGATACACCACTTAGCAAAAAAGATTACGGCAAAAAAAGACTCCCCCATATAAACGACCCAGACATTGAGTATATTAATTTTGCCAAAAGAGGATTACTATCGGCTGATATTATTAACACAGTTTCAGAACAATATAGAGATGAGATATTAACCAAAAAGTTTGGACAAGATTTACATAGAATCTTAAAAAACAGAGAAGAACGTGTCTTTGGGATAGTGAATGGGATTGACTATAATGCCTACAGTCCAGTGAGTGACAGGGGTTTGTATAAAAATTATAATTTTTCAAAGATTCACAGAAAAGAACTAAACAAAGAATTTTTACAAAAAAAAATAGGCTTTCCAGTTAATTCAAATATTCCTTTGGTTTGTGCTACTTCAAGGGTTACTTTTCAAAAAGGCTTTGAGTTAATTGAAAATCTAATGGAATCAATTGTAAGAATGGATATTCAATTTATTATACTCGGGGACGGCGATAAAAATTATATAAGCACTCTAAAAAAGTATAAAAAAAAATATCCAAAGAAAATTATTTGGATTCCTTTTACTGGCAACAAAAGCATAGAAACTCTTATCTATGCTGCCTCTGATATGTTTTTGCTTCCTTCTCATCATGAACCATGTGGAATAAATCAGTTAATAGCAATGAGATATGGTTGTATTCCAATTGTCAGAAAAGTTGGTGGACTTCACAATACAGTTGTGGACTATTCGCCTAGTAAAGAGAATGGAACAGGCTTTGTTTTTAAGTCCTTTAATGAATTTTCTTTTCACGCGGCTATTATTAGGGCGCTTGAGACATATAAATACAAAAGTAATTGGAGAAATCTTGTTTCAAGAGCAATGAAAAACTCTAGCTCTTGGGAAATCCCAGCAGGCAAATATGTGGTTCTATTTAGAAAAGCAATAAAAATGAACGGTAACCATAAATAA
- a CDS encoding polysaccharide deacetylase family protein: MKWINFLHLYQPVNTDTHNIKEATEKSYKRIIRALEENKNINFTFNVAGCLIQRWEEMGEHELIQRLFSLVKKGQIELTGTAMYHPILPLMPKEEIVRQVKENEKILKKYLSDKYKPKGFFLPEMAYSPSVAKSIKELGYEWIIVDEIICNGKLNQTDVGKIYGDENSGLKLVIRTRSESNTYVPQKIAKLLDAGEEKTVITASDGELYGLRHIDHTGEFEKLLKRAGLETQKISDYIGTQTKIEKIKPISGNWNSSEAEIKRGQPFFVWYNKKNKIQMRLWEMQKIAYTAVYDYKDDDNFYWARWHLVRGLISCNYWWASEKDFMLFSGVTWNPDEIERGINDLTRAVRSLANKETKDIKIEIEKMASELRYKIWEKHWQVYWK; the protein is encoded by the coding sequence ATGAAGTGGATAAATTTCTTACACCTGTATCAACCAGTAAATACAGATACCCATAACATTAAAGAGGCAACAGAAAAAAGCTATAAAAGAATAATAAGAGCTTTAGAGGAAAATAAAAATATTAATTTTACTTTTAATGTTGCAGGTTGCCTTATTCAAAGGTGGGAAGAAATGGGGGAGCATGAGTTAATTCAAAGATTATTTTCTTTAGTTAAAAAAGGACAAATTGAATTGACAGGCACAGCCATGTATCATCCAATATTACCCCTAATGCCAAAAGAGGAGATTGTTAGACAAGTTAAGGAGAATGAAAAGATTTTAAAAAAATATCTCAGTGATAAGTATAAACCAAAGGGATTCTTCTTGCCTGAAATGGCCTACAGTCCATCTGTGGCCAAATCAATAAAAGAGCTCGGCTATGAGTGGATAATAGTTGATGAAATTATTTGCAATGGTAAATTGAATCAAACGGATGTTGGGAAAATTTACGGGGATGAGAATAGTGGTCTAAAGTTAGTCATTCGTACGAGAAGTGAATCAAATACTTATGTTCCTCAAAAAATAGCTAAGTTACTTGATGCAGGTGAAGAAAAAACAGTCATAACAGCAAGCGACGGAGAGTTATATGGCTTGCGTCATATAGACCATACAGGTGAATTTGAAAAACTGCTTAAAAGAGCTGGGCTGGAAACGCAAAAAATATCAGACTATATTGGTACGCAAACAAAAATAGAAAAAATAAAACCGATTTCAGGTAATTGGAACTCATCTGAAGCTGAAATAAAGCGGGGCCAACCTTTTTTTGTTTGGTATAACAAAAAAAACAAAATACAAATGAGACTCTGGGAAATGCAAAAGATAGCCTACACAGCAGTTTATGATTATAAAGATGACGATAATTTTTACTGGGCTAGATGGCATTTGGTACGGGGTCTTATTAGCTGCAACTACTGGTGGGCAAGTGAAAAGGATTTTATGTTATTTTCAGGAGTAACTTGGAACCCAGATGAGATAGAGAGGGGAATAAACGACCTGACAAGAGCAGTTAGATCTTTGGCTAACAAAGAAACAAAGGATATAAAAATTGAAATAGAAAAAATGGCCTCAGAGTTAAGATACAAAATCTGGGAAAAGCATTGGCAGGTTTATTGGAAATAA
- a CDS encoding AAA family ATPase — MYLEKLSVQGFKSFANKNELTFVGMLNDTKRGLTAVVGPNGSGKSNVADAIRWALGEQSMKSLRGKKSEDVIFSGSDKKGKLGMAEVSLHLNNEDRKAPIDYSQLVITRRLFRNGDSEYLINNSRVRLSDVQMLLAKAKFGQKTYSVIGQGTVEGFLSASLSERKEFFDEATGVKQFQIKRDDALNKLKASYENLNQAEMILVEIEPRLKSLTRQVNKIQRKEELEKELRSLSLVYYRNTWHKINDEFSDFNKRYLEIEKEKNTKEDSMKKLNQNLAVLESENTVSEEFNQLQRDLNKLQIEKNDLNKKIARLEVENEVDLESRGQFDLSFLTGRVSDMKKEIESLEEEILFADTEAGKESQGLEEFSNKKRELDKKINDINNRIFSFSSSPKNKDGDDIKNIINSVLNKLKEAEESEDFAKVKEILVQIKNDLKKVVSTDEDDEEKVKFLSEARAMINKYIEEKEVVLSRVSEINLLVASKRERASLKKEKLSQLKNELSSLKERIDQSANKLSSSEIAEALNKFSLELQTVDSRINEVKKKIENISQAEEEKRSKLFSLQRSIQSLQNEINIITNKLNEVKINATRRETKLEDLEVEIRQNLGGMREVRDTRAEGHVELEELKNKISNTRKHLEHIGGIDPEVENEFISTKERYDFISGQVTDLVDAIGSLEKIIKELDITIKEIFDKEFKIIQTKFEEYFKILFSGGKARIIKVMEKDEDPSTSSGQGEEEEKKEVVFKSAIDAKKIKFLQKHNATGLAGIEIQATPPGKKISSISMLSGGERALTAIALISAIISANPSPFVVLDEVDAALDEANSERLAEILDDLSHKTQFIVITHNRASMRRASILYGVTMGDDGVSKLLSVKLEEAKAVDKQ, encoded by the coding sequence ATGTATTTAGAAAAGCTATCAGTCCAAGGATTTAAATCATTTGCTAACAAAAATGAACTAACTTTTGTTGGTATGCTTAATGACACCAAAAGAGGCTTAACGGCAGTTGTTGGACCTAATGGTTCTGGTAAATCTAATGTGGCCGATGCTATACGTTGGGCTCTTGGTGAGCAAAGTATGAAATCCTTGCGTGGCAAGAAAAGTGAAGATGTGATATTTTCGGGTTCTGACAAGAAAGGCAAGCTGGGAATGGCCGAAGTTTCTCTTCATCTAAACAATGAAGACAGAAAAGCCCCAATTGATTATTCTCAATTAGTTATCACTAGGAGACTTTTTAGAAATGGAGATAGTGAGTATTTAATAAACAATAGTCGTGTTAGATTGTCAGATGTGCAGATGCTCCTCGCAAAGGCAAAGTTTGGTCAAAAGACATATTCAGTTATTGGGCAAGGAACAGTTGAGGGGTTTTTAAGCGCTTCTCTTTCTGAGCGTAAGGAATTTTTTGATGAAGCAACTGGAGTAAAACAATTTCAAATAAAAAGAGATGACGCTTTAAATAAACTGAAAGCCAGCTATGAAAATCTAAATCAAGCGGAAATGATTTTGGTTGAAATTGAGCCAAGACTAAAAAGTCTTACTAGGCAGGTTAATAAAATTCAGAGAAAAGAAGAACTTGAAAAAGAGCTGAGAAGTTTGAGCTTGGTATATTACAGAAACACTTGGCACAAGATAAACGATGAATTTTCAGATTTCAATAAAAGGTATTTGGAAATTGAAAAAGAAAAAAACACCAAAGAGGATTCAATGAAAAAATTGAACCAAAATTTAGCTGTTTTGGAATCTGAAAATACTGTGAGTGAAGAGTTTAATCAATTGCAAAGAGATTTAAATAAACTACAAATTGAGAAAAATGATTTGAATAAAAAGATAGCTAGGCTCGAGGTTGAAAATGAAGTTGATTTAGAGTCTAGGGGCCAATTTGATTTGTCTTTTTTGACAGGGAGAGTTTCGGACATGAAAAAAGAAATTGAGTCATTGGAAGAAGAAATTTTATTTGCAGATACTGAGGCCGGGAAAGAATCTCAGGGTCTAGAAGAGTTTAGTAACAAAAAAAGAGAGCTAGATAAAAAGATAAACGATATCAATAATAGGATATTTTCTTTTTCATCATCCCCGAAAAATAAAGACGGCGATGATATTAAAAATATAATTAACTCGGTTCTTAATAAACTGAAAGAGGCTGAGGAAAGTGAAGACTTTGCAAAAGTAAAAGAGATATTAGTACAAATAAAGAATGATTTAAAAAAAGTAGTTTCCACCGACGAAGATGATGAAGAAAAGGTGAAGTTTTTGTCAGAAGCAAGAGCAATGATTAATAAATATATAGAAGAGAAAGAGGTGGTATTGTCTCGCGTTTCGGAAATAAATTTACTAGTTGCCTCAAAGAGAGAAAGAGCCTCTTTGAAAAAGGAAAAATTAAGTCAACTAAAAAACGAATTGAGTTCTCTAAAAGAACGAATAGATCAAAGTGCTAACAAGTTGAGTAGTAGTGAAATAGCTGAGGCTCTTAATAAATTTAGTTTAGAATTACAGACAGTTGATTCTAGAATTAACGAAGTTAAGAAAAAGATTGAGAATATATCACAGGCTGAAGAAGAAAAGAGAAGTAAGCTTTTTTCCCTACAGAGAAGCATTCAATCTTTACAAAACGAGATTAATATCATCACAAATAAATTAAATGAGGTCAAGATTAATGCAACCAGAAGAGAAACTAAGCTAGAGGACCTGGAAGTAGAAATAAGACAAAACCTTGGGGGTATGCGTGAAGTTCGTGACACTAGAGCCGAGGGACATGTTGAACTTGAAGAACTAAAAAATAAAATTTCAAACACCAGAAAACATCTAGAACATATTGGGGGGATTGATCCAGAAGTTGAAAATGAATTTATTAGCACAAAGGAAAGGTACGATTTTATATCCGGGCAAGTCACCGATTTGGTCGATGCCATTGGTTCACTTGAAAAAATAATTAAAGAATTAGATATTACGATTAAGGAAATTTTTGATAAAGAATTCAAAATAATTCAAACTAAATTTGAAGAGTATTTTAAAATTTTGTTTAGTGGAGGGAAGGCTCGTATTATTAAAGTTATGGAAAAAGACGAAGACCCTTCGACAAGCTCAGGGCAGGGGGAAGAGGAAGAAAAAAAAGAAGTAGTTTTTAAATCAGCAATTGATGCTAAGAAAATTAAATTTTTACAAAAACATAATGCAACTGGGCTAGCCGGCATTGAGATACAGGCGACACCTCCAGGGAAGAAGATTTCTTCTATTTCTATGTTGTCCGGAGGAGAGAGAGCCTTGACCGCTATTGCTCTTATTTCTGCTATAATTTCTGCCAACCCATCACCTTTTGTAGTTTTGGATGAGGTTGATGCAGCTCTAGATGAAGCAAATTCTGAAAGGTTGGCTGAAATTTTGGATGACCTATCTCATAAAACTCAGTTTATAGTTATTACTCATAATAGGGCTTCAATGCGAAGGGCTAGTATTCTTTACGGAGTGACTATGGGGGATGATGGAGTATCTAAATTGCTTTCTGTTAAACTGGAGGAGGCTAAGGCTGTTGATAAACAATAA
- a CDS encoding PHP domain-containing protein: MRIDLQHHSTYSDGQLTPTGVANFAYSNGVKIASLTDHNTVAGLDEFKKACKKRRMKSIVGLELYVKLGHKRFNLLWYNFDDASPELHALLRQTQIRRRASVRRILCKVIEKKGIELNVEKVLDSHNHYIPINGIVYEMWKSKKNQKIFENDLEIKNPREEDIMMEYLKNKKYGVLNESYVNINRIIKLRKKIGGQLIINHPGKNGHLKREQFEHLKKMGIDGIEVLSPHHSLGAVMYFQYLSNELDFIETGGSDFHIFEGGRAKIQNSWNYFQIESKYLRKIDRIIGK, translated from the coding sequence ATGAGGATAGACCTTCAACATCACTCAACATATTCTGATGGACAATTAACTCCAACGGGGGTAGCAAATTTTGCGTATTCAAATGGAGTAAAAATTGCCTCATTAACTGACCACAATACAGTAGCAGGTCTTGATGAGTTTAAGAAAGCATGCAAAAAAAGGAGAATGAAGTCGATAGTTGGGCTAGAGCTATATGTTAAGCTGGGTCATAAAAGATTTAACTTACTTTGGTATAATTTTGATGACGCCAGTCCCGAACTACACGCATTATTGAGACAAACCCAAATCAGAAGAAGAGCAAGTGTTAGGAGAATATTATGTAAGGTTATTGAAAAAAAAGGAATAGAACTAAATGTAGAGAAAGTTTTAGATTCTCATAATCACTACATTCCTATTAATGGGATAGTATATGAAATGTGGAAATCAAAAAAAAATCAAAAAATATTTGAAAATGATTTAGAAATAAAGAATCCTCGCGAAGAAGATATAATGATGGAGTATTTAAAAAATAAAAAATATGGTGTCTTGAATGAGAGTTATGTTAATATAAATAGGATTATAAAATTAAGAAAGAAAATTGGTGGTCAATTAATTATAAATCACCCAGGGAAAAATGGACATCTTAAACGTGAACAATTTGAGCATCTTAAGAAAATGGGAATAGACGGCATAGAAGTTTTATCTCCACATCATTCTTTGGGAGCAGTAATGTATTTTCAATACCTTTCTAACGAACTTGATTTTATTGAAACCGGTGGGTCAGATTTTCACATCTTTGAAGGAGGTAGAGCAAAAATTCAAAATTCTTGGAATTATTTTCAAATTGAATCAAAATATTTAAGAAAGATAGATAGAATAATAGGCAAATAA